AACTGCCCTCACATGGCCGTGGCGGTCTTCTTGCTCGTGACGTAATCGAGAAGTGCACTTCGGCGAAATCGCCATGAGTCTCCTATCTTCCGTCCAGGGAGTGTCCCGTCAGCCGCCCACTTGGCGACGGTAACGGGGTGGAAGCCCATGAATTTCGCCGCCTCTTTTAGAGTCAGCACGTCGTCGCCGATGCTCTGCTCCAACATCTGAGCCACCTCGCGGGCGATCATCCGGGCGAATACGGGCGCATTGAATACCTGGTCTTCCACAGCTGCCTCCTTCCATCCGCCCGATCAACGGGCGTTGACGGACGTCCGAACGTGGTCGAGCAACTCAGACCGGAGAAACCGCCAGTCGCGGCCCAGCTTCTTGCCAGGTATGACCCCTCTGCCGGCCATATCAAGAACGGTGTTGACGTGGATTTGCAGCAACTTCGCCGCCTGCTTCGCCGTCAGCACTTCGTCTCCAAGACTGCGCTCGAGGCGCACTGCGACTTTCTCGGCAATCAGATCGGCCAGTTGATCCACGAACTGCGAGGCGAATGCCAACGGTGACGTCATGTCAATCGCTTCTCCTCCAGGGGTGCGGTCAGCAGTTCCCGAGCCATCAGGTACGGATCCTTGAAGTACAGCGACAGCCCCCACTCCGCCGTAGACACCGCATCCTCTTCCTCGAGCAGGCCGGTCGCCACCCAATATTCCGCCCAGGTCTTCACGGTGGCCTGAAGGTGCGGCCGCACATGATGCTGGAGCACGAGGCGCAGGTGCTCCGCCATGCCGTCGGCCAGCAGCTGCTCCCGGCCGCACCGCGGGCACAGCGGCAGACCATGGCGGTCGATCATGCCCGGCAACTTCTCGCACACATCACAGGGCTGGAGCAGGTCAGTCATCCCAGTTCCTCCCGTGTCTGGACTCGGAGACGTGGTTGAGCAGGGCTGACCTCCGGAAGCGCCACGAATCTCCGAACTTGTGGCCGGGCAACTCGCCACGGGCGGCCATGCCTCGGATGGTGTTGGCGTGGAGCTGCAGCAGCACGGCTGCTTGAGTAACAGTGAGGATGTCGTCGCCGATGCTTTCTTCAAGCAGCAGGGCGACGTGCTGGGCAATACGCTTCTCCATTTCGGCCAGGTCGATGATCACTCAACACCTCCTGAGTGGCCCCGCCCAGAGCCTGGGCGGGGCCGGTGAGCTGATGGCTTAGGGCCGGCCGAGGAGGCTGCGGACACGGGCCAGCCGCTCCGGGTACCGCA
This portion of the Deinococcus metalli genome encodes:
- a CDS encoding helix-turn-helix domain-containing protein; the encoded protein is MEDQVFNAPVFARMIAREVAQMLEQSIGDDVLTLKEAAKFMGFHPVTVAKWAADGTLPGRKIGDSWRFRRSALLDYVTSKKTATAM
- a CDS encoding helix-turn-helix domain-containing protein codes for the protein MIIDLAEMEKRIAQHVALLLEESIGDDILTVTQAAVLLQLHANTIRGMAARGELPGHKFGDSWRFRRSALLNHVSESRHGRNWDD
- a CDS encoding helix-turn-helix domain-containing protein, producing the protein MTSPLAFASQFVDQLADLIAEKVAVRLERSLGDEVLTAKQAAKLLQIHVNTVLDMAGRGVIPGKKLGRDWRFLRSELLDHVRTSVNAR